From a region of the Marasmius oreades isolate 03SP1 chromosome 7, whole genome shotgun sequence genome:
- a CDS encoding uncharacterized protein (BUSCO:EOG09261V03) produces MSTVEILRPTHNPVEFDISRSPTIPTTATTTATSTTSYHDFVQELLSSPNHLRLTAEGFSAESPSSASSTNGERLFPSLPPLHYGHSDLHLRKGIMNASHLASEGEVDAEKAFFVADLSKVYAQYRRWVSCLPEFKPYYAVKCNPDPFVLRLLAALGTGFDCASNNEISQVLQIGGSISPDRIIFANPCKALSFIRNSCKMGVDMMTFDNCDELYKVKRVHPNAKLVVRILTDDTKSLCQLGLKYGAPLSTVPGLLAKAKELDLNVIGVSFHVGSGCYDPSVYMDAIRRARSVFDMGLNAGYSFDLLDIGGGFEDGLFEQGAAVVKEAIDQYFPDRRGIRMIAEPGRFFVAKAFSLAANIIARRAPFPHPTCNWNEAAQQIDAEADQPSVMYYINDGVYGAFNCIMFDHQTVQPYVLSLDGSFHVPSTEIQTNCSVWGPTCDSIDCVCPSTRLPSSLRVGDWLGFDNMGAYTVCAASQFNGFEVSKVIYTTGGGAAATEVRNILAAFASASRQRG; encoded by the exons ATGTCAACTGTAGAAATTTTGCGACCTACACACAACCCGGTTGAGTTTGATATCTCCCGATCTCCTACCATTCCTACGACAGCTACGACGACAGCTACATCTACCACATCTTATCACGACTTTGTTCAAGAATTGCTTTCATCTCCCAACCATCTTCGGTTAACAGCCGAAGGTTTCTCCGCAGAATCACcctcttctgcttcatctacaAATGGGGAACGGTTGTTCCCATCTCTTCCGCCTCTTCATTATGGCCACTCAGATCTACATCTCCGAAAAGGCATCATGAACGCCTCTCATTTAGCTAGTGAAGGCGAAGTCGATGCTGAAAAAGCCTTTTTTGTCGCTGACCTCAGCAAGGTTTATGCCCAATACCGACGATGGGTATCTTGTCTACCCGAATTTAAACCCTACTACG CTGTTAAATGTAACCCGGACCCGTTCGTTCTCCGGCTTCTGGCGGCGTTGGGCACCGGTTTCGACTGTGCTTCGAACAACGAAATATCTCAGGTTCTTCAGATCGGAGGAAGTATCAGTCCCGACCGAATTATCTTCGCCAACCCGTGTAAAGCGCTTTCATTCATTCGGAATTCTTGCAAGATGGGCGTCGACATGATGACGTTTGATAACTGCGATGAGCTGTACAAGGTCAAACGTGTTCATCCGAACGCCAAGTTGGTTGTTCGTATTCTCACGGACGATACGAAAAGTTTGTGCCAGCTCGGACTTAAGTATGGCGCTCCTCTGTCTACTGTGCCTGGTTTGCTGGCAAAAGCGAAGGAGCTCGATTTGAACGTGATTGGGGTTTCCTTTCACGTTGGGAGCGGGTGCTATGATCCTTCCGTTTATATGGACGCTATCAGGCGCGCCAGGTCTGTCTTCGATATGGGGTTAAATGCGGGATATTCATTTGATCTGCTGGACATTGGAGGCGGCTTTGAAGATGGATTGTTCGAACAAGGTGCCGCGGTTGTCAAAGAGGCCATCGATCAATACTTCCCTGATCGTCGAGGGATCAGGATGATCGCTGAACCTGGACGTTTCTTTGTGGCAAAAGCGTTCAGTTTAGCCGCGAACATCATTGCTCGGAGAGCCCCGTTCCCGCACCCCACCTGTAATTGGAACGAGGCTGCGCAACAGATTGACGCTGAAGCTGATCAACCGAGTGTTATGT ATTACATCAATGATGGGGTATATGGTGCCTTCAATTGTATCATGTTTGATCATCAAACAGTGCAACCTTACGTTCTTTCCCTCGACGGTTCGTTCCACGTTCCATCGACGGAGATTCAAACCAATTGCAGCGTCTGGGGTCCCACCTGCGACTCTATCGATTGCGTCTGCCCATCTACCCGCTTGCCTAGCAGTCTTCGGGTGGGTGACTGGCTTGGATTTGATAATATGGGCGCGTACACTGTATGTGCTGCCAGCCAGTTCAACGGATTCGAGGTCAGCAAAGTGATTTATACCACCGGTGGTGGCGCCGCCGCCACTGAAGTACGAAACATACTCGCTGCTTTCGCATCTGCTTCTAGACAGCGCGGGTGA
- a CDS encoding uncharacterized protein (BUSCO:EOG092617RY) has translation MAPYDDWNRVDDEEDEELQDTSFMEAKKDVILFCIDCSPSMQELYDDPVYEGVQTCHLFAALDAAVQIQKKKIITGPNDSVGILLFNTTRKSDAPRGQGSEIKKNTYLFQPISPLGAPIIQELMVLLESARENPEELRTTLPPLTEKRVAMGDVFTSCNWVMRDGAPKTASKRVFLITNEDNPHAGPGSKQLITSARTTLTDLTQAGVTMEPFFISTEEKHFNVSKFYSYVLQPTSLAEDEDNADDPSVLPESISISRIEDLLAQMRFHEVPKRAQFSIPFELGKNFTIGVKGYGLVTQQTKGTYKYFVDLGDRMELVVVKTDNVDEDRQQEVGKAQLLFGMGLGASNKDDEEEEDDSLSAVRVVKAGKRPFYTAEEVRNFRTLGMEPIIKLLGFKDRSELAFEDNVKHSLFIYPDEMAYSGSRRTFSALLKSMVKKNKIGLVLALTRRNSSPTFCALLPQEEKVEEGGWTDPAGFHLIVLPFADDIRAAPIDKGEIASDNLVEEARTWMDKLTLKNGSYPPDSYPNPALAFHNAQLQASAFNEEYDPESFEDLTIPKYEMVHKRAGKMMKAWKDVLMDDPSASMVVAVTGSKRKADTSVSEVEVRSKYEAGQLSKLRVDQLKEFLKSKGTSTQGLKADLVQRVGEWLEAH, from the exons ATGGCACCGTATGATGACTGGAATAGGgtagacgatgaagaggacgaggaacTTCAGGATACCTCT TTCATGGAGGCGAAGAAAGATGTCATTCTATTCTGCATCGACTGCTCCCCTTCAATGCAAGAGCTTTACGACGACCCCGTGTACGAAGGGGTTCAAACATGTCACTTGTTTGCTGCCCTTGACGCGGCTGTTCAAatccagaagaagaagattataACCGGCCCAAATGACTCTGTTGGAATTCTCTTATTCAACACA ACAAGAAAATCCGACGCTCCCAGAGGACAAGGTTCTGAAATAAAGAAAAACACGTATCTGTTCCAACCGATCTCGCCTCTGGGTGCCCCTATCATCCAAGAGCTAATGGTATTGCTTGAAT CTGCCAGAGAAAACCCTGAGGAGTTGCGCACGACTCTACCACCGTTAACTGAAAAACGCGTCGCTATGGGGGACGTTTTCACGAGTTGTAACTGGGTCATGCGGGATGG CGCGCCCAAGACTGCCTCGAAACGAGTCTTTTTGATCACCAATGAAGATAACCCTCATGCCGGACCTGGGAGCAAACAGTTGATAACTTCCGCTCGGACTACATTAACT GATTTGACCCAAGCTGGAGTGACCATGGAACCATTTTTCATCAGCACAGAAGAGAAACATTTCAATGTCTCAAAGTTTTATTCG TACGTATTGCAACCAACCTCATTGGCGGAGGATGAAGACAACGCAGACGATCCCTCCGTACTCCCTGAGTCTATATCGATATCACGAATAGAAGATCTTCTAGCTCAGATGCGATTTCATGAAGTTCCGAAAAGAGCTCAGTTCAGTATCCCATTTGAACTAGGCAAAAATTTCACCATTGGAGTCAAGGG ATATGGCCTAGTGACACAACAAACGAAGGGGACATACAAATATTTCGTTGACCTTGGTGATCGAATGGAACTAGTAGTGGTGAAGACAGATAACGTCGATGAG GACCGGCAACAGGAAGTAGGAAAGGCTCAACTCCTCTTTGGGATGGGCTTAGGTGCCTCCAATaaggacgatgaagaggaagaggatgactcGCTTTCGGCGGTCCGCGTCGTCAAAGCCGGTAAACGT CCCTTCTACACGGCGGAGGAAGTACGAAACTTCCGGACGCTAGGTATGGAACCTA TCATCAAGCTACTGGGGTTCAAAGATCGCAGCGAATTGGCGTTTGAAGACAATGTCAAGCATTCCCTTTTCATTTACCCTGACGAGATG GCGTATTCCGGCAGTAGGAGAACTTTTAGTGCCCTGCTGAAGTCAATGGTCAAGAAGAACAAGATCGGCCTCGTCCTTGCCCTGACACGTCGTAACTCCTCTCCTACTTTCTGCGCCCTTTTACCTCAA GAAGAGAAAGTTGAGGAAGGAGGCTGGACCGACCCTGCCGGCTTccatttgatagttctaccCTTCGCGGACGATATTCGGGCTGCGCCCATCGATAAAGGCGAGATTG CGTCTGACAATCTAGTTGAAGAAGCGCGTACATGGATGGATAAGCTCACCCTAAAGAACGGATCATATCCTCCTGATTCGTACCCTAATCCCG CACTGGCTTTCCATAATGCTCAGCTCCAGGCGAGTGCATTCAATGAGGAGTACGACCCCGAGTCGTTTGAGGATCTTACAATACCGAAGTACGAGATGGTGCATAAG CGAGCAGGCAAAATGATGAAAGCATGGAAGGATGTTCTTATGGATGATCCGAGCGCTAGTATGGTGGTAGCCGTTACTGGGTCTAAACGCAAAGCT GATACCAGTGTTAGTGAGGTAGAGGTGCGAAGTAAATATGAAGCGGGACAGCTGTCTAAG TTGCGTGTGGATCAGCTCaag GAGTTCTTGAAGAGCAAAGGAACATCGACTCAAGGCTTGAAAGCCGACCTCGTGCAGCGGGTCGGTGAGTGGCTGGAAGCGCAttag